A window from Rhizobium sp. BG4 encodes these proteins:
- a CDS encoding cytochrome c biogenesis protein DipZ, whose translation MILFVLAYLGGVLTIVSPCILPVLPFVFARAGQPFMRSTLPMLIGMAATFAAVATLAALGGGWAVQANEYGRYAALALLAVFGIILLFPALSDHLTRPLVSLGARLSQSADKGARAGGSSVVASLLLGVATGLLWAPCAGPVLGLILTGAALQGASVGTTLLLLAYALGAATSLALALLVGGKVYQTMKRSLGVGEWLRRGVGVAVLVAVAAIGLGLDTGFLTQASVASTASLEQGLIDKLQPQKPSSVVMNGNDGGAMIMSGGSNQMMMSGANTMMQAKPQAAADTLPVEGKMPPLDGAIQWLNSPPLSAEALRGKVVLVDFWTYSCINCIRAIPYVKAWAEKYKNQGLVVIGVHAPEFAFEKNVDNVKKAIGDLGITYPVAIDNDYAIWRAFDNQYWPAHYFIDAEGRIRHHHFGEGEYDQSERVIQELLAEAGKQNVAGGIVDVKATGTEAASNQNDMQSPETYVGWQRSENFVDTKGTVNDAPHVYSAAEPKLNEWGLTGNWTVGPENAGLNDKDGSIYYRFHARDLHLVLGPNADGKPIRFKVTVDGKPPGDSHGVDTDADGNGTVTGQRLYQLVREAGPVGDHTFEIHFLDPGVQAYAFTFG comes from the coding sequence ATGATCCTTTTCGTCCTTGCCTATCTCGGCGGCGTGTTGACGATCGTCAGCCCCTGCATTCTGCCCGTGCTCCCCTTCGTCTTCGCCCGCGCCGGGCAGCCCTTCATGCGCAGCACCCTGCCGATGCTCATCGGGATGGCGGCGACCTTCGCGGCGGTCGCCACACTTGCCGCCCTCGGAGGCGGCTGGGCGGTGCAGGCGAACGAGTATGGCCGCTATGCCGCGCTGGCCCTGCTTGCCGTCTTCGGCATCATCCTGTTGTTTCCCGCTTTGTCGGATCATCTGACGCGGCCGCTGGTTTCGCTCGGCGCGCGTCTGTCGCAGTCCGCCGACAAGGGAGCCCGCGCCGGCGGCTCCAGCGTCGTCGCCTCGCTGCTTCTCGGCGTTGCCACAGGCCTGCTCTGGGCGCCCTGTGCGGGACCGGTTCTCGGCCTCATCCTGACCGGGGCGGCACTTCAGGGTGCCAGCGTCGGCACCACGCTTCTGCTGCTTGCCTATGCGCTCGGCGCGGCGACCTCGCTTGCGCTGGCGCTGCTTGTCGGCGGCAAGGTCTATCAGACGATGAAGCGGTCGCTCGGCGTCGGCGAATGGCTGCGCCGCGGGGTCGGTGTGGCGGTTCTCGTTGCCGTCGCCGCAATCGGCCTCGGCCTCGATACCGGCTTCCTGACACAGGCGTCGGTCGCCAGCACCGCATCGCTGGAGCAGGGACTGATCGACAAGTTGCAGCCGCAGAAACCGTCTTCCGTCGTGATGAACGGCAATGATGGCGGCGCGATGATAATGAGTGGCGGCAGCAACCAGATGATGATGAGCGGCGCCAACACGATGATGCAGGCAAAGCCGCAAGCAGCCGCGGACACATTGCCGGTCGAAGGCAAGATGCCGCCGCTGGACGGTGCCATCCAATGGCTGAACTCGCCGCCGCTTTCGGCCGAAGCGCTGAGGGGCAAGGTGGTGCTCGTCGATTTCTGGACCTATTCCTGCATCAACTGCATTCGCGCCATCCCCTACGTCAAAGCCTGGGCGGAGAAATACAAGAATCAGGGGCTGGTGGTCATCGGCGTTCATGCGCCGGAATTCGCCTTCGAGAAGAATGTCGACAACGTCAAGAAGGCGATCGGCGATCTCGGCATTACCTACCCCGTTGCCATCGACAACGACTATGCCATCTGGCGCGCCTTCGACAATCAATACTGGCCGGCGCATTACTTCATCGATGCCGAAGGCCGCATACGCCATCACCATTTCGGCGAGGGCGAATATGATCAGTCCGAGCGGGTGATCCAAGAGCTGCTCGCCGAGGCCGGAAAGCAGAATGTCGCGGGCGGCATCGTCGATGTGAAGGCGACCGGCACGGAGGCGGCCTCGAACCAGAACGACATGCAGTCTCCCGAAACTTATGTCGGCTGGCAGCGTTCCGAGAATTTCGTCGATACCAAGGGTACCGTCAACGACGCGCCGCATGTCTATAGCGCGGCGGAGCCGAAGCTCAACGAATGGGGGCTGACGGGCAACTGGACGGTCGGGCCTGAAAATGCCGGGCTCAACGACAAGGATGGCAGCATCTACTACCGCTTCCATGCCCGCGACCTGCATCTCGTTCTCGGTCCGAATGCGGACGGAAAGCCGATCCGCTTCAAGGTCACGGTCGATGGCAAGCCGCCGGGGGATAGCCATGGTGTCGATACCGATGCCGACGGCAACGGCACGGTGACCGGCCAAAGGCTCTACCAGCTGGTGCGCGAGGCCGGCCCGGTCGGCGACCACACGTTCGAGATCCATTTCCTCGATCCCGGCGTGCAGGCCTACGCCTTCACCTTCGGTTGA